The window ATATAAACACGGCAAACAAGCAAGTTTCTATACTGAATACTTGGGTTGTACAGGAAGGAAACTCGTTGCTGATTAAGTAGGGTATGAGACAATACTATCCCAAGATTCTGGCAGTGCTAATACGACAATTGACTGAATTTATGACGGGAAGCCCCCTATGAGGCAATTGACATTTCAACAATTCGTGTGCTGGGGATGTCAAGTTGGGCTTTCTTTTCTGGGTGCTGTTACTTTTTATACCACAATTCCCCTACCCGCCGGCTGGAGGCTAGAATTTCAGGGTATTGCTCGTTGGGCACCCCTAATTGGGTTATTGATTGGCGGACTTTTGGGTATTGTAGACGCTGTTCTGCAACAGGTTGGTGTGCCAATTCTGACACGCAGTGCTTTAATCGTCGTCTGCTGGATTTCACTCACGGGAGGGTTACACCTAGATGGTGCAATGGATACAGCAGATGGCTTAGCGGTTCAAGACCCTCAACGGCGTTTAGAGGTGATGGTGGATAGTGCTACAGGGGCTTTTGGAGCAATAGTGGCTGTAGCCTTATTACTATTAAAAACGGCAGCACTGACCAATATAGAGGCTTACCGAGGGTTCGCGTTGATGACGGCTGCCGGTTGGGGACGCTGGGGACAAGTGGCAGCGATCGCATTTTATCCTTATCTCAAACCGACGGGGAAAGGAGCGTTTCATAAACAGGCGATTCGCACCCCCCAAGATATCCTGCTGGGATTGTGTTTACTGTTGGGTTTATACGGATTGGCGATCGGGCTAGACCAAAGTAGTATGTGGATAATCTTGGTCATGGCTTTTGGGGGATGTGCGATCGCACTGATGACCGGTGCTTGGTTTCACCGCAAGCTAGGAGGACACACGGGCGACACTTACGGAGCCGTCGTAGAATGGACAGAAGCGTTGTTTCTTTGCCTTCTCACAACCCTTCTCACCCCTTAATTCACCGGTCGCAGGCGTGTTACCTTCAGTTTAAAAGCACCGCCACTGGTTTCTCCAAAGGCACGCACTCGAATGATATACCGACCCGCGTCAGTAATCCGGGTGAACAAAAGCGAGTTCGTCGTGCCGTCGGGGCCATCATCATTTTCTCCCACTGTGGAACCATCGGCTGCCATGAGAGTGACAATGGTGTCAAAGCTTTCTGAAGAAAGGTCAATGGCAACTTGGTCCTTAGCGTTTAATGTGAGGGCATAGTCGCGGGCAAACCCACCTTGACCGGTAGGAATATCCTTGTCTGTGAGAGTATCCGTAACTTCGTTACTAGGAGGAATCGCCAGAGGGGAATAAAGCGGGCTCTGTGCTCTCGCTGCCATCGCCGTTAA of the Allocoleopsis franciscana PCC 7113 genome contains:
- the cobS gene encoding adenosylcobinamide-GDP ribazoletransferase; the encoded protein is MRQLTFQQFVCWGCQVGLSFLGAVTFYTTIPLPAGWRLEFQGIARWAPLIGLLIGGLLGIVDAVLQQVGVPILTRSALIVVCWISLTGGLHLDGAMDTADGLAVQDPQRRLEVMVDSATGAFGAIVAVALLLLKTAALTNIEAYRGFALMTAAGWGRWGQVAAIAFYPYLKPTGKGAFHKQAIRTPQDILLGLCLLLGLYGLAIGLDQSSMWIILVMAFGGCAIALMTGAWFHRKLGGHTGDTYGAVVEWTEALFLCLLTTLLTP
- a CDS encoding PPC domain-containing protein; translation: MTQAFAARFSFALLVPITFLTVSLTAMAARAQSPLYSPLAIPPSNEVTDTLTDKDIPTGQGGFARDYALTLNAKDQVAIDLSSESFDTIVTLMAADGSTVGENDDGPDGTTNSLLFTRITDAGRYIIRVRAFGETSGGAFKLKVTRLRPVN